ATAATTCAGGTTAAAGTTATTTTTTTAATTTTTTAAATGCCGTGTCTGCTGCAGCGATTGTTTTTTCAATATCTTCATTACTATGGGCAGTTGATAGAAACAATCCTTCAAACTGAGAAGGAGGAAGGGAGACGCCTTCTTCCAACATCGTTTTAAAATAAGACGCAAAGAAATCAAGGTTGGATGATTTTGCAGCTTCATAGTTTATGACATCTTCATTTGTGAAAAATAAACCAATCATCGAACCCGCACGATTAATCGTATGTGGCACATCGTATTTTTCAGCCACTTGTTTTAAACCCTTCTCGAGCAGATCCGCTTTTCTTCGAAATTCAGTATAGGTTTCGGGTGTAAGCTGTGAAAGCGTTGCATAGCCGGCAGCCATTGCAAGGGGATTTCCTGAAAGGGTTCCCGCCTGATAGATTGGCCCGCTCGGCGCGATTTGCTCCATCACTTCTCTTTTTCCACCGTAAGCGCCGACTGGGAGCCCGCCTCCGATGACTTTTCCTAAACATGTCAAATCAGGGCTAATGCCGAAATAACCTTGCGCACAATGATAATCGACACGAAATCCTGTCATTACTTCATCAAAAATAAGAAGGCTTCCGTATTCTTCTGTTACTTCTCTTAATCCTTCCAAAAAGCCCTTCTGCGGAGGGACAACGCCCATGTTTCCAGCGACAGGTTCTACAATCACACCGGCAATGTCTTCGCCGAACTGTTCAAATGCGTAACGGACGCTTTCCAGGTCATTGTATGGAACGGTAATCGTGTTTTTAGCAACACCTTCTGGCACGCCAGGGCTATCAGGAAGGCCAAGTGTGGCTACTCCGGAACCGGCCTTAATTAATAAAGAATCACCGTGGCCGTGATAGCAGCCTTCAAATTTTATGATTTTATTTCGGCCTGTATAGCCCCTTGCCAGTCTTAATGCACTCATTGTTGCTTCAGTGCCGGAGTTTACCATCCGAACAACTTCGACAGACGGAACGCGAGAAATTACAAGCTCGGCAAGCTTCGTTTCAAGCTCGTGCGGCGCACCGAAACTTGTCCCTTTTACTGCTGTTTCTTGAATGGCGGCAATAACTTGTTCGTCAGCATGGCCTAAAATGAGAGGTCCCCATGAAAGCACATAATCAATGTACTCATTCCCGTCAATGTCATACACTTTGGAACCCTTGCCCTTTTCCATGTAAACAGGATTCATATGGACAGACTTAAAAGCACGAACAGGGCTGTTGACACCACCCGGCATTAATTTGAGCGCTTTTTCAAACGCTTGTTTTGAACGTTCATACGTTTTCACACATACGCACCCCTTATCGAGCAACTTTGTTATTTTTCGTCTAACCATCTAGCAACGTCTTTTGAATGATACGTCATAATAAGATCGGCGCCTGCCCTTTTTAAGCCTGTGAGCATTTCAAGAACAATTTCTTTCTCATCAAACCAGCCATTTTGGACGGCGGCTTTGATCATGGAATATTCTCCGCTCACATTGTAGGCAACAATGGGATAAGGAAAGCGATCTTTTAGTTCTCTAATGATATCCATAAAAGACATCGCAGGCTTCACCATTAAAAAGTCGGCGCCTTCAGCAATATCTGATTCCGCTTCCCGAAGTGCTTCAAGACGGTTTGCTGGATCCATTTGGTACGTTTTTCTGTCACCAAATTGAGGAGCACTGCCTGCTGCGTCCCGAAACGGCCCGTAAAAAGCAGAAGCATATTTTACCGAGTAGGACATAATCGGAATCTGTTCAAAACCTTCTTCGTCGAGCCTTTGCCTAATCGCTGCAACAAATCCGTCCATCATATTTGACGGCGCGATGATGTCCGCCCCTGCTTTCGCTTGTGAAACAGCGGTTTCAGCAAGCAACTTTAAACTTTCATCATTCTCAACCATTCCATCTTTTATCACGCCGCAGTGACCGTGATCGGTATACTGGCAAAGGCATGTATCTGCAATAACAGTTAAATGTGGATGGGTTTCTTTAATTTGAGCAATGGCCCGCTGAACGATTCCGTTGTCGGCGTATGCTTCAGAACCGACATCATCTTTATGGTTTGGAACACCGAACATAATAACTGACTGAATGCCAAGACTAGATACTTCTTCAATCTCTGCTTTAAGATTATCGAGTGAAAGATGGTAAACTCCAGGCATCGAAGAGACCTCTTCTTTAACCTTTTCACCTTCAACAACAAAGATGGGATAGATTAAATCTTCTTTATGTAATCTTGTTTCGCGGACGAGTTTTCTCATGCTGTCACTTTGTCGCAGACGGCGATGCCGGTCAAATTGTAAGCTGTTCATTCTTTTTTCCTCCTAAAATAATGTATGATTTCTTCAAGCAAGCCTTCTGTTGTATTTACTTTTGCGACAACATCGGGGGGAATTTCGTATTTGATCATCGTATTTGCAGTTATCGGGCCAATGGCGGCGAGGCATGTCGATTTCAGTTTGTTTTTCCAATCTATTTTACTTAGCAGTTCAACGAAATGGTTGACAGTTGAGGAGCTTGTAAAAGTAATGACATCAAGGCTTTCATTATTTATTTCTTCAATAAGTTCTTTTTGTCCTTCTTGATTAAGCTTTGTTTCGTAAGCGACAACATCGACAACATGCAAACCATGTTCATTTAATTTTTCAGGCAAAAGATCTCTCGCTAAATTTCCTCTTGCCATTAATACATGCTCGCCTTTTTTGATTTTCCCTAAAAGGGCATCAACTAAGGCTTCCGCGGTAAAATGCTGCTCCGGAATCAAATAGGCCTGAAATCCAAAGTTTTCAACCTCTTGCTTTGTTTTCGTTCCGACAACGGCAATTTTTATATGTGTCAACCACTCCTTCGGAATCTTTTCCTTCTCTAAAACTGAGAAGAAAGCTTTCACTCCATTTTGGCTCGTTAAAACAAGCCAGTCAAACTGTTCGATGCGCCGTAATGCCTCTATCATTGGCTGTTGATTTCCCGGTGGAACAATAGAAATAAGCGGAATGACAACCGGTTCCCCGCCTAAACCACGAATGTTTTCGGCAAAGCGCTTCGCTTGAGATTTCATTCTCGTTATTAAAATGCGTTTCCCTTCCAACGGTTTCGAATTCATTTGTCCAACTCTTCTTTCACACGTTCAAGAATCGTTCCTGCCCCGCGTTCGATAAGCCTCTTCGCCAGTTGTTTGCCAAGCTTGCTAGGTTCAGAACCTTCCTCACTTTC
The DNA window shown above is from Pueribacillus theae and carries:
- the hemL gene encoding glutamate-1-semialdehyde 2,1-aminomutase; the protein is MKTYERSKQAFEKALKLMPGGVNSPVRAFKSVHMNPVYMEKGKGSKVYDIDGNEYIDYVLSWGPLILGHADEQVIAAIQETAVKGTSFGAPHELETKLAELVISRVPSVEVVRMVNSGTEATMSALRLARGYTGRNKIIKFEGCYHGHGDSLLIKAGSGVATLGLPDSPGVPEGVAKNTITVPYNDLESVRYAFEQFGEDIAGVIVEPVAGNMGVVPPQKGFLEGLREVTEEYGSLLIFDEVMTGFRVDYHCAQGYFGISPDLTCLGKVIGGGLPVGAYGGKREVMEQIAPSGPIYQAGTLSGNPLAMAAGYATLSQLTPETYTEFRRKADLLEKGLKQVAEKYDVPHTINRAGSMIGLFFTNEDVINYEAAKSSNLDFFASYFKTMLEEGVSLPPSQFEGLFLSTAHSNEDIEKTIAAADTAFKKLKK
- the hemB gene encoding porphobilinogen synthase — translated: MNSLQFDRHRRLRQSDSMRKLVRETRLHKEDLIYPIFVVEGEKVKEEVSSMPGVYHLSLDNLKAEIEEVSSLGIQSVIMFGVPNHKDDVGSEAYADNGIVQRAIAQIKETHPHLTVIADTCLCQYTDHGHCGVIKDGMVENDESLKLLAETAVSQAKAGADIIAPSNMMDGFVAAIRQRLDEEGFEQIPIMSYSVKYASAFYGPFRDAAGSAPQFGDRKTYQMDPANRLEALREAESDIAEGADFLMVKPAMSFMDIIRELKDRFPYPIVAYNVSGEYSMIKAAVQNGWFDEKEIVLEMLTGLKRAGADLIMTYHSKDVARWLDEK
- a CDS encoding uroporphyrinogen-III synthase, yielding MNSKPLEGKRILITRMKSQAKRFAENIRGLGGEPVVIPLISIVPPGNQQPMIEALRRIEQFDWLVLTSQNGVKAFFSVLEKEKIPKEWLTHIKIAVVGTKTKQEVENFGFQAYLIPEQHFTAEALVDALLGKIKKGEHVLMARGNLARDLLPEKLNEHGLHVVDVVAYETKLNQEGQKELIEEINNESLDVITFTSSSTVNHFVELLSKIDWKNKLKSTCLAAIGPITANTMIKYEIPPDVVAKVNTTEGLLEEIIHYFRRKKE